A genome region from Nicotiana tabacum cultivar K326 chromosome 13, ASM71507v2, whole genome shotgun sequence includes the following:
- the LOC107768059 gene encoding boron transporter 4-like, with protein MKIQGTPLKGITKDIRGRVSCYKQDWIAGIRSGIGILAPTTYIFFASALPVIAFGEQLSRDTDGSLSTVETLASTAICGIIHSILGGQPLLLLGVAEPTIIMYSYLYKFAKGRDDLGQTLYVAWTGWVCVWTALILILLAIFNACSIVNRFTRIAGETFGMLITLLFMQEAIKGLVSEFHIPKSEDPSSEKYKFHWLYTNGLLGIIFTIGLLYTALKSRKARSWWYGTGWFRSFIADYGVPLMVLVWSALSFMVPGKLPSGVPRRLYSPLPWESASLYHWTVIKDMGKVPPAYIFAAVIPALMIAGLYFFDHSVASQMAQQKEFNLKNPSAYHYDILLLGFMTLLCGLIGLPPSNGVLPQSPMHTKSLAVLKKQLIRKKMVESAKESIRRKASNSEIYVNMQTVFIEIDSSPVTAVVKELEHLKEAVMKHELIEYENGENLNGKFDPEKHIDAYLPVRVNEQRVSNLLQSLLVAASVGAMPVIKKIPTSLLWGYFAYMAIDSLPGNQLWERILLLFITPGRRFKVLEGMHASFVEAVPFKYMAIFTVFQFVFLLVCFGVTWIPIAGILFPLPFFILISIRQHLLPKLFYPRHLQELDAAEYGEIAGSPQRALSFSFSETEAALPRIEEAEIEISDAEILDELTTSRGELKVRTASSGEADKRPQVHPNC; from the exons ATGAAGATTCAGGGAACTCCATTAAAAGGCATTACAAAGGATATTAGAGGGCGCGTGTCTTGCTACAAGCAGGATTGGATTGCCGGTATCAGATCCGGGATAGG gATATTGGCTCCAACTACGTATATATTTTTCGCATCAGCTCTTCCAGTGATTGCTTTTGGAGAACAGCTGAGCAGAGATACag ATGGGAGCCTGAGCACTGTGGAGACTTTAGCTTCTACAGCTATTTGTGGTATCATTCACTCCATATTAGGTGGGCAACCTCTATTGCTATTAGGAGTTGCAGAACCTACTATTATTATGTACAGTTACCTCTACAAGTTTGCCAAAGGGAGAGATGACTTGGGACAGACCCTTTACGTAGCTTGGACTGGATG GGTTTGTGTGTGGACAGCTCTAATATTGATTCTTCTAGCAATATTTAATGCCTGCTCCATCGTCAATAGATTTACAAGGATTGCTGGGGAGACTTTTGGCATGCTTATCACCTTGCTTTTCATGCAAGAGGCAATTAAG GGATTGGTGAGTGAGTTTCACATCCCTAAATCGGAGGACCCAAGTTCAGAGAAATATAAGTTTCATTGGCTTTACACAAATGGGTTGCTCGGAATAATATTCACTATTGGCCTTCTCTATACAGCCTTAAAGAGCAGGAAAGCAAGGTCATGGTGGTATGGCACAG GCTGGTTTAGAAGCTTCATAGCTGATTATGGAGTTCCATTGATGGTTCTTGTGTGGTCAGCTCTCTCATTTATGGTTCCTGGCAAACTTCCATCTGGAGTTCCTAGAAGACTGTATAGTCCCCTTCCTTGGGAATCTGCTTCTTTATATCACTGGACTGTAATTAAG GATATGGGGAAGGTTCCTCCAGCATACATATTTGCTGCCGTGATACCAGCCTTGATGATAGCTGGACTCTATTTCTTCGATCACAGTGTTGCTTCTCAAATGGCACAACAAAAGGAGTTCAACCTAAAGAATCCTTCTGCTTATCATTATGATATCTTACTCTTGGGATTTATG ACTTTGCTATGTGGTTTGATTGGATTGCCTccttcaaatggtgtcttgccacaGTCCCCTATGCATACTAAAAGCTTGGCTGTTCTTAAGAAACAG CTGATTCGGAAGAAGATGGTTGAAAGTGCAAAGGAAAGTATCAGGCGAAAAGCTAGCAACTCCGAAATCTATGTCAACATGCAAACTGTGTTCATAGAAATAGACAGTTCTCCTGTT ACTGCTGTAGTTAAAGAGTTGGAACACTTGAAGGAGGCAGTAATGAAACATGAATTAATTGAatatgaaaatggtgaaaatttaaatggaaaatttgatccaGAGAAGCATATTGATGCTTACTTGCCCGTTCGAGTGAATGAACAAAGAGTGAGCAACCTATTGCAGTCACTACTAGTAGCAGCATCAGTAGGTGCAATGCCAGTGATAAAGAAGATACCAACATCACTTCTTTGGGGATATTTTGCATACATGGCTATTGACAGCCTGCCAGGAAATCAACTATGGGAAAGAATCTTGCTTCTCTTCATCACCCCTGGCAGGAGATTTAA GGTCCTAGAAGGGATGCATGCATCTTTTGTGGAGGCAGTACCATTCAAATACATGGCAATCTTCACTGTGTTCCAATTTGTGTTCTTACTTGTGTGCTTTGGAGTCACATGGATTCCCATAGCTGGCATTCTCTTCCCCTTGCCATTCTTTATTCTCATAAGCATAAGGCAGCATTTGCTTCCCAAGTTGTTCTACCCTCGTCATTTGCAAGAGCTTGATGCAGCTGAATATGGGGAAATTGCTGGTTCTCCACAACGTGCACTTAGCTTTTCTTTCAGT GAAACGGAGGCAGCTCTTCCAAGAATtgaagaagctgaaattgaaaTTTCTGATGCTGAGATTTTGGATGAACTTACGACCAGTAGAGGAGAGTTGAAAGTGAGGACAGCCAGCTCCGGCGAGGCCGATAAGCGCCCACAG GTTCACCCCAACTGCTGA